The Stomoxys calcitrans chromosome 3, idStoCalc2.1, whole genome shotgun sequence genome includes a region encoding these proteins:
- the LOC106086377 gene encoding acyl-CoA-binding domain-containing protein 5, producing MASVQERFQAAVNVIKNLPKNGPYQPSPVMMLKFYGLFKQATEGPCNGKRPAFWDVVGKAKYDAWNGFRHLTKEKAMQQYVEGLQEIIETMSFTENVQNFVGSLQGLENINLDELEMIAPGMKQLAESHPSSPFSSRTNSPQHGSSSNIIVDEEPLTNGHASSGEEMGVDAQTTIQPQTEQQTAEQSALPETTLNNLSQYNGNIDPSDDEEYVDPFDIQHELNESLQHNNQILKQVQATVSRMNLDISSVNQRIFDLEKSVRDLKMAITNSKISASIEQRKHPKWWPLEGISPVWFILLVLWPFIARRLGKMLTNPQRK from the exons ATGGCATCTGTTCAGGAGCGTTTTCAAGCAGCAGTAAATGTTATCAAGAACTTGCCGAAAAATGGCCCCTATCAACCCAGTCCGGTGATGATGCTTAAATTCTATGGCCTATTTAAACAGGCTACCGAAGGACCATGTAATGGAAAGAGACCGGCATTTTGGGACGTTGTTGGGAAAGCAAAGTACGATGCTTGGAATGGTTTTCGACATCTAACAAAGGAGAAAGCTATGCAGCAATATGTCGAAGGTTTGCAGGAAATTATAGAGACAATGTCATTCACCGAAAATGTTCAAAACTTTGTTGGCAGCCTACAAGGTTTAGAAAATATTAATTTGGACGAATTGGAAATGATAGCTCCAGGCATGAAGCAATTAGCCGAGTCCCATCCCAGTTCACCATTTAGTTCAAGAACCAACAGTCCCCAACACGGATCAAGCAGTAACATTATTGTCGACGAGGAG CCCTTGACAAATGGACATGCATCATCCGGAGAAGAAATGGGTGTTGACGCACAAACGACAATACAACCGCAAACTGAGCAACAAACAGCAGAACAAAGCGCTCTTCCAGAAACTACGTTAAATAATTTGTCGCAATACAATGGAAATATTGATCCATCCGATGATGAGGAGTATGTGGATCCTTTCGATATCCAGCATGAGCTTAACGAGTCACTTCAACATAACAACCAAATTCTAAAACAAGTGCAGGCCACAGTTTCGAGAATGAATTTGGATATATCCTCTGTGAACCAACGTATTTTCGATTTGGAAAAATCAGTTCGGGACTTGAAAATGGCCATCACtaattccaaaatttcagcctcaaTAGAGCAAAGAAAGCATCCCAAATGGTGGCCTTTGGAAGGCATATCGCCAGTGTGGTTCATTTTGCTCGTCTTGTGGCCATTCATAGCTAGAAGGTTAGGAAAAATGCTAACAAATCCTCAGCGCAAATGA
- the LOC106086559 gene encoding peroxiredoxin-6: MNIGDVFPNFQAETSQGNIDFYEWMDDSWAILFSHPADYTPVCTTELARVAQLLPEFKKRNVKPIALSIDTVNSHKGWIEDIKSYGKLSSFDYPIIADDKRILALKFNMLDKDELNAEGIPLTCRAVFVVDNSKKLRLSILYPATTGRNFDEILRVIDSMQLTSTKSVATPADWKQGGTCMILPTISEQACIDKFPNGYTTIDVPSGKKYLRETPQP; the protein is encoded by the exons ATGAATATTGGCGACGTTTTTCCAAATTTCCAAGCTGAAACAAGCCAAGGAAATATAGATTTTTACGAATGGATGGATGATTC GTGGGCCATACTATTTTCTCATCCTGCAGATTATACACCCGTCTGCACAACGGAATTGGCACGTGTTGCTCAACTTTTGCCTG AATTTAAAAAGCGAAATGTAAAGCCAATTGCTCTATCAATTGACACCGTGAACTCGCACAAGGGATGGATTGAGGATATCAAATCGTACGGAA AACTTTCATCGTTCGATTATCCCATTATTGCCGACGACAAACGTATATTGGCTTTAAAATTCAATATGCTGGATAAAGACGAACTAAATGCCGAAGGCATACCTCTGACATGTCGAGCTGTGTTTGTAGTGGACAATAGCAAGAAATTGCGTCTATCCATTTTATATCCTGCGACAACTGGAAGAAATTTCGA tgAAATTTTAAGAGTGATTGATTCAATGCAACTAACATCAACAAAATCCGTAGCTACGCCGGCCGATTGGAAG CAAGGTGGAACTTGTATGATTTTACCTACAATATCGGAACAGGCTTGTATTGACAAGTTCCCCAATGGTTATACAACAATCGACGTTCCCTCGGGCAAGAAGTATCTGCGTGAGACTCCGCAACCATGA